One stretch of Candidatus Bipolaricaulota bacterium DNA includes these proteins:
- a CDS encoding FtsQ-type POTRA domain-containing protein, with amino-acid sequence MKGNRHITGEEIARASGLKSGVPLARLPVHRAEKNLEELPWVKDARVTRSYPHTARIAITERVPIAALRTDSGTYLLIGDDGVITAEWTGAPVPYIISDGIPVTDAAPGGRVQGREMLAALVALHAAGIGPDDFVAVDFSDPRGVVLRSSAGTEVLLGSADEVPDRIKELTALLPTLVIGDYRLIDLRFGGEAILVPRKVVNR; translated from the coding sequence GTGAAGGGAAACCGCCACATCACCGGAGAGGAGATCGCGCGCGCCTCCGGGCTGAAAAGCGGGGTCCCTCTCGCCCGTCTCCCCGTCCATCGCGCTGAGAAGAATCTGGAAGAGCTTCCGTGGGTGAAGGACGCCCGGGTGACCCGGAGCTATCCCCATACCGCGCGGATCGCGATCACCGAGCGAGTACCGATCGCTGCGCTGCGGACCGACTCCGGGACGTACCTCTTGATCGGGGATGATGGGGTGATCACGGCGGAATGGACGGGAGCCCCTGTTCCGTACATAATTTCCGATGGGATTCCGGTGACGGACGCCGCTCCCGGTGGGCGGGTGCAGGGAAGGGAAATGTTAGCCGCGCTTGTGGCCCTGCATGCGGCCGGGATAGGTCCGGATGATTTTGTCGCGGTGGATTTCAGCGATCCACGGGGAGTAGTGCTCCGCTCTTCCGCGGGAACGGAGGTCCTGCTCGGGTCAGCGGATGAAGTTCCGGATCGGATTAAGGAGCTGACGGCGCTCCTTCCCACGCTTGTCATAGGGGATTATCGTTTGATAGATTTGAGATTTGGGGGTGAGGCGATACTTGTGCCCCGTAAGGTGGTGAACCGATGA